From the genome of Burkholderia cepacia ATCC 25416:
CAGCATGCCCGCAACCGACACGACCGCGCCGGCCGCAAACGGCAGCGCGCGGGCAAGCGCAGGCAGCCGTGCGGCGGCGGCCGTCAGCGCGGCGCCAGCCGGAAACACGAGCGCCCCGAGCGCCATCCACACCGCGAAGTACCCGGCGCCCGCCACGACGACGAGCCAGGCGGAACGCGCCGTCGCCATCGGGCCGATGCGCTGCCGGTATCGCCAGAGCATCGGCGCCAGCACCGGCAGCATCATCGTCACCGTCATCGCGCCCCACATTCCGGCGAACGCCGCGAATGCGCGTCCGGCGCCCCGGCCGCACGGCTGCAGCCATGCGGCCGAAGCCATCCAGCCGCCGGCCATCGGTTCGCGCCCCATCGCGGCCATCGACGCATGCTGCGCCACGGTCGCGAGCGCGGCAACGGCGAACACGGCCACGAGCGCCGCGCCGAAGGCTCGCGGATCGGGGCCCGCGTCGCCGGCCGGCGGCCGCGCCATCGCCCGCACCGCCCGCCCCCGCCCGTCGCCGGCGCGCTCAGCCGCGTGCGTACTCGTCATGACGGCGCCACCACGGGCCGGCCTCGTTGCGTCCGCGCGGCGCGCGATCGAGCCACTGGTACATCCCCCACAGCCCGTCGAGCCCGCGCGCATAGGTGGAGTACGTGTGATAAACGGCGCCGTCCTCGCGCACGAACGCGCTCATCCCCGGCCGGTCGAGCGAATACGTGAGCGCATCGGTGCCGCACGTCGCAGCGAACTGCACGACGGGTGCCGGCGGCGGATCCATGTCCATCGCGTGGCCGGCCAGCGCGTAGTTGTATTCGACGGTGCCCGCGCGCTGCTGCGTTTCGGTGAACGACACATTGAAGTCGAAGTTGAAATCGCTGCCGACCGACGACGCCCACGGGAAGCGCCACCCCATCCGCTGCCGGTAAGCGAGGAGTGTCGCGAGCGGCGCACGCGACACGGCGGCGAGCGTCACGTCGTGGTTCGCCAGGTGCACGGCGAAGCCGTCGAAACCGTCGGCGAGCGCCGAACACGACGGGCAGCCTGCCTTGTAGTCGGGGCCGAACATGAAGTGATAGACGAGCAGTTGCGAACGGCCGCGAAACAGGTCGCCAAGCGTGGCCTGCCCGTCTTCGGTGTCGAACCGGTAGGTCTTGTCGATGCGTACCCAGGGCAGCGCCTGGCGCCGCCGCGCGAGTTCGTCGCTTTGCCGCGTCAGCGCCTTTTCCGCGTCGAGCAGCGCGCGCCGCGCGGCCAGCCATTCGTCGCGCGTTCCGGTGAGATGGGTCGTCATTGCGGGTTCCTCCTTCCGATGGGTAGCCGGGCACGGCGTCCGGTGCCGTGTGCGTGGTGCTAGATTAGTGGCGGGCATCGGGCCGGAGGGAGTGACAAGTGTGTCGGGATTCGGATGGATTCGCTGATCACGGCGGCCGCGCGCGCGCTCGCGGCCGGTGACGCGCTCGGCGCGCTGAACCGCGTCGCGCTGCGCGACGACGCGCCGGCGCTCGCGCTGCGCGGGATCGCGATGGCGCAGCTCGGCGATTTCGAACGCGCGCGCACACTCGTGCGCGGCGCCGCACGCGCGTTCGGCACCCGGGAGGCCGTGGCGCGTGCGCGCTGCGTCGTCGCGGAAGCGGAGATCGCGCTCGCATCGCGCGACTTGCGCTGGCCGACACGCGCGCTCGATGCCGCCTGTGCGACGCTCGACGCACACGGTGACCGCGCGAACGCCGCGCACGCGCGCTATCTCGGCGTGCGCCGGCTGCTGCTGGTCGGCCAGCTCGACGACGCCGAACGGATGCTCGCGAATCTCGATCCCGCACCGCTGCCGGCTGCATCGCGCGCCGCCCATGAGCTGATCGCGGCCGGCATCGCGATGCGCCGCATCCGCACGCAGGCGGCCCGCGCGGCGCTCGTGCGGGCGCGCGCGGCGGCCCGCGACGCCGGCATCGCCGCGCTGACGGCCGAAATCGACACCGCGGCACGCGTGCTCGACGCACCGGCCGCGCGCCTCATCGCGCGCGGCACGTCGCGGCTCGTGCAGCTCGACGAAGTCGAGACGCTGTTCGCGTCGAACGCACTCGTCGTCGACGCGTGCCGCCACACGGTACGCGACGCGCGCACGACCGTGTCGCTCGCGCGACGGCCCGTGCTGTTCGTGCTCGCCCGCGCGCTCGGCGAGGCGTGGCCGGCCGACGTGTCGCGAAACGCGCTCGTCGCGGCCGCGTTCCGCGCGAAACATGCGGACGAATCGCATCGCGCGCGCCTGCGCGTCGAGATCGGCCGGCTGCGCGCGGTGCTGCGGCCGCTCGCAAACATCGTCGCGACGCCGTGCGGCTTTGCGCTCGAACCGCTCGGCGTACGCGAGACCGTCGTCCTCGCGCGCCCGGTCGACGATCGCCACGCAGCCGTACTCGCGCTCCTCGCCGATGGCGAAGCATGGTCGAGCTCCGCGCTGGCGCTGGCCCTCGGCGCGAGCCAGCGCACCGTGCAGCGCGCGCTCGACGTGCTCGCCGAAGCGGACAAGGTCCAACCGCTCGGCCGCGGCCGCGCGCGCCGCTGGATGACGCCGCCGCTGCCCGGTTTCGCGACGACCTTGTTACTCCCTGCCCCGCTGCCGGGAGATTAGGATGACCTCACCGAACGACGAGGCGACGAACATGAAACGCTCCAGTGCAGAGATCC
Proteins encoded in this window:
- a CDS encoding DUF2182 domain-containing protein; its protein translation is MARPPAGDAGPDPRAFGAALVAVFAVAALATVAQHASMAAMGREPMAGGWMASAAWLQPCGRGAGRAFAAFAGMWGAMTVTMMLPVLAPMLWRYRQRIGPMATARSAWLVVVAGAGYFAVWMALGALVFPAGAALTAAAARLPALARALPFAAGAVVSVAGMLQFSAWKARRLACCRHAAGDVHRSSAVAGAAWWHGVRGAMHCGACCGNLMAITLAAGMMDLRVMAAVTVALTAERLAPPGGRVERIAGCVAVGGGIAMIARAAGLL
- a CDS encoding DUF899 domain-containing protein, which codes for MTTHLTGTRDEWLAARRALLDAEKALTRQSDELARRRQALPWVRIDKTYRFDTEDGQATLGDLFRGRSQLLVYHFMFGPDYKAGCPSCSALADGFDGFAVHLANHDVTLAAVSRAPLATLLAYRQRMGWRFPWASSVGSDFNFDFNVSFTETQQRAGTVEYNYALAGHAMDMDPPPAPVVQFAATCGTDALTYSLDRPGMSAFVREDGAVYHTYSTYARGLDGLWGMYQWLDRAPRGRNEAGPWWRRHDEYARG